A genomic window from Salvia miltiorrhiza cultivar Shanhuang (shh) chromosome 5, IMPLAD_Smil_shh, whole genome shotgun sequence includes:
- the LOC130987095 gene encoding uncharacterized protein LOC130987095 — translation MGKKPSAASASSGDEELHAAARSGDLKAVQAICSTNPLAVNSRDRHSRTPLHLAAWAGHSEVVNYLCKNKADVGAAAMDDMGAIHFAAQKGHVDVVKILLTSGVSVKSCNRKGMTALHYAAQGSNVEFINYLLKKGANKNMKNKAGKTAVDLASSEEIRKLLLGYEPSSQRVVSNGNEKDEKAETKTASAEEVVEGSESGAAVQGDEGGEEGKDESLKRKNGDSNEENQQGAKKSKVALGHLLAEDDIPEEEEEEEDR, via the exons ATGGGGAAAAAGCCTTCTGCGGCGAGTGCTAGCTCCGGTGATGAAGAGCTGCACGCGGCGGCGCGATCGGGGGACCTGAAGGCGGTGCAGGCGATATGCAGCACCAATCCTCTCGCTGTCAACTCGCGCGACAGGCACTCCCGTACGCC GCTACACCTAGCGGCATGGGCAGGGCATTCTGAAGTCGTAAACTATCTTTGTAAGAACAAGGCCGATGTCGGTGCTGCTGCCATGGATGACATGGGTGCAATTCACTTTGCCGCACAAAAGGGTCACGTAGACGTTGTCAAGATTCTTCTGACGTCGGGAGTATCTGTCAAGTCTTGTAACCGGAAGGGCATGACCGCCCTTCACTATGCAGCTCAGGGCTCAAATGTGGAATTCATAAATTATTTGTTGAAGAAAGGTGCAAACAAGAATATGAAGAACAAGGCTGGAAAGACTGCTGTTGATCTTGCAAGCAGTGAAGAGATCCGCAAATTGTTACTTGGATATGAGCCTTCTTCTCAAAGAGTGGTTAGCAATGGTAATGAAAAAGATGAAAAGGCTGAAACGAAAACTGCATCTGCTGAAGAAGTGGTGGAGGGGTCTGAAAGCGGTGCTGCTGTGCAAGGAGACGAAGGTGGTGAAGAAGGGAAAGATGAGAGTCTGAAGAGGAAAAATGGAGACAGTAATGAGGAAAACCAACAGGGAGCTAAGAAGAGTAAAGTAGCTCTGGGTCATCTTCTGGCTGAGGATGATATTCCggaagaggaggaagaagaagaagataggtGA